One window of Flavobacteriales bacterium genomic DNA carries:
- a CDS encoding arginine--tRNA ligase: protein MFQDRLQAQLLPALQTAFQDLFQHTLDPNVIAFQPTRPEFEGDVTINVFPFLKITGKGPEQTATAIGEYLQANVDVVERFNVVKGFLNVVIADSYWHGFLREAGVRDILHFASTGDQVMVEYSSPNTNKPLHLGHLRNNFLGHSVSRILETAGNEVVRVQIINDRGIHICKSMVAWQKFGNGETPASTGLKGDKLVGKYYVAFDKAFKAEVAEQMAAGKKEDEAAKQAPIMLAAQEMLRQWETNDPEVRALWEKMNAWVYEGFNATYAAMGVEFDKLYYESQTYLLGKQDVLDGVEKGIFFRKPDGSVWVDLTPDGLDEKLLLRGDGTSVYMTQDVGTAIRRFEEYPDLKRLIYTVGNEQDYHFKVLFLILKKLGYTWADELHHLSYGMVDLPTGKMKSREGTVVDADDLIAEVISDAGKATESLGKLDEFSADEKKELFRMIGLAALKYYLLKVDPKKRMLFDPAASIDLQGHTGPFIQYTYARIRSLLRKSDGTGAPGQLTTPDEYRDNYQLLQEERAVIKLLHQLPAVLNEAATRLDPSSLANHAYELVKAYNSFYQTVPVLKEEDPAKRDYRLALSAAVGTAVKKAMWCLGIEVPERM, encoded by the coding sequence ATGTTCCAAGACCGCCTTCAAGCGCAGTTACTGCCAGCATTACAGACTGCCTTCCAGGACCTGTTCCAGCATACGCTGGATCCCAATGTCATCGCATTCCAGCCCACGCGCCCGGAGTTCGAGGGCGATGTCACCATCAACGTCTTCCCGTTCCTGAAGATCACTGGCAAGGGACCTGAGCAGACCGCTACGGCCATCGGGGAGTACCTGCAGGCCAATGTGGACGTGGTGGAGCGCTTCAACGTGGTGAAGGGCTTCCTCAATGTCGTGATCGCGGACAGCTATTGGCATGGCTTTCTGCGGGAAGCGGGAGTACGGGACATTCTGCATTTCGCTTCCACCGGCGACCAAGTGATGGTGGAATACTCTTCCCCCAACACCAACAAGCCTTTGCACCTCGGTCACCTTCGGAACAACTTCCTCGGGCATTCCGTGAGCCGGATCCTGGAAACCGCCGGGAATGAGGTGGTGCGGGTGCAGATCATCAACGACCGGGGCATCCACATCTGCAAGAGCATGGTGGCCTGGCAGAAGTTCGGCAATGGCGAGACCCCTGCAAGCACCGGCCTCAAAGGCGACAAGCTTGTAGGAAAGTATTATGTGGCCTTCGACAAAGCGTTCAAGGCCGAAGTGGCGGAGCAGATGGCTGCTGGAAAGAAAGAGGACGAGGCCGCAAAGCAGGCGCCGATCATGCTGGCGGCCCAGGAAATGCTTCGCCAGTGGGAAACCAACGACCCAGAGGTGCGTGCCTTGTGGGAGAAGATGAACGCCTGGGTGTACGAGGGCTTCAATGCCACCTATGCCGCCATGGGCGTGGAATTCGACAAGCTCTACTACGAAAGCCAGACCTATCTGCTCGGCAAGCAGGACGTGCTTGACGGTGTTGAGAAAGGCATTTTCTTCCGCAAGCCGGACGGCTCAGTTTGGGTGGACCTTACCCCGGACGGATTGGATGAAAAGCTCCTGCTACGCGGTGATGGCACCAGCGTGTATATGACCCAGGACGTGGGCACGGCCATCCGCCGTTTCGAGGAATATCCCGACCTGAAGCGCTTGATCTACACCGTGGGCAACGAACAGGACTACCACTTCAAGGTGCTTTTCCTGATCCTGAAAAAACTCGGATACACCTGGGCGGACGAGCTTCATCATCTCAGTTACGGGATGGTGGACCTGCCCACCGGGAAGATGAAAAGCCGGGAAGGGACCGTGGTGGATGCAGACGACCTCATCGCCGAAGTGATCTCGGACGCGGGCAAGGCCACGGAATCATTGGGCAAGCTCGATGAGTTCAGTGCTGACGAGAAGAAGGAGCTGTTCCGCATGATCGGTCTCGCGGCGCTGAAATACTACCTCCTGAAGGTGGACCCGAAGAAGCGCATGCTCTTCGACCCCGCTGCGAGCATCGATCTGCAAGGGCATACGGGGCCGTTCATTCAATACACCTATGCGCGGATCCGGAGTCTCTTACGAAAATCGGATGGGACGGGCGCTCCCGGACAACTGACAACTCCCGATGAATATCGGGACAACTATCAACTGCTCCAAGAGGAACGCGCAGTGATCAAGCTGCTGCATCAGCTCCCGGCGGTGCTGAACGAGGCGGCAACAAGGCTCGATCCCTCCTCGCTGGCCAACCACGCCTATGAACTGGTGAAGGCCTACAACAGCTTCTACCAGACGGTGCCGGTGTTGAAGGAGGAGGATCCCGCGAAACGGGACTACCGCTTGGCCCTCAGCGCTGCGGTGGGAACGGCCGTGAAGAAAGCGATGTGGTGCTTGGGCATCGAGGTGCCCGAGCGGATGTGA
- a CDS encoding amidinotransferase, whose translation MRAPVKPHEQLARNVILVRPVGFRYSKETAASNGFQQDLSAPDVQHKVEQEFDALIKALTACGIGLTVLDPKDPSAPDAVFPNNWFSTDEDGRIVLYPMATGSRRTERDPGLGVALADLGFENKGTFDLSGWEAQGQALEGTGSMVLDRKSHTAYAALSPRTSEQVLDAWCKEMQYAPITFTATMDGTPEGQPIYHTNVLMSIGERFALICMEALPDLNERHHAAAELAKSGRELIQITLGQMHAFAGNILQLRSGKGDFIFLSEQAQRSLRPDQVRQLGKHGELVPVAIPTIETIGGGSVRCMLAENFLPLRS comes from the coding sequence GTGCGCGCTCCTGTCAAACCTCATGAACAGCTTGCCCGGAACGTGATCCTGGTAAGGCCGGTAGGCTTCCGGTACTCCAAGGAAACCGCGGCCAGCAATGGATTCCAACAGGATCTTTCCGCACCGGATGTGCAGCACAAGGTGGAACAGGAGTTCGATGCGCTCATCAAGGCGTTGACCGCCTGTGGAATTGGCCTTACGGTGCTCGATCCCAAAGACCCTTCAGCCCCGGATGCGGTTTTTCCCAACAACTGGTTCAGTACCGATGAGGATGGACGAATTGTGCTCTATCCCATGGCCACGGGATCCCGGCGGACAGAACGAGATCCGGGCTTGGGTGTCGCGTTGGCCGATCTCGGATTTGAGAACAAGGGAACGTTCGACCTGAGCGGCTGGGAAGCGCAGGGCCAAGCCTTGGAAGGGACCGGGAGCATGGTACTGGACCGGAAATCACATACGGCCTACGCTGCGCTTTCGCCTCGGACATCGGAGCAGGTACTGGATGCGTGGTGCAAGGAGATGCAGTATGCCCCCATCACCTTTACCGCTACCATGGACGGCACCCCTGAGGGCCAGCCCATCTACCACACTAATGTCCTGATGAGCATCGGGGAGCGCTTTGCACTGATCTGCATGGAGGCCCTCCCGGACCTGAATGAGCGGCACCACGCAGCAGCCGAGCTGGCGAAGTCCGGCAGGGAGCTCATCCAGATCACCCTCGGGCAAATGCATGCCTTCGCGGGGAATATCCTGCAACTCCGAAGCGGGAAGGGCGACTTCATTTTTCTTTCAGAGCAGGCCCAGCGGTCATTGCGGCCCGACCAGGTCCGCCAATTGGGAAAGCACGGGGAACTGGTGCCCGTGGCCATCCCGACCATTGAAACCATCGGTGGAGGGAGCGTCCGCTGCATGCTTGCGGAGAACTTTCTTCCTTTGCGCTCATAG
- a CDS encoding gliding motility-associated C-terminal domain-containing protein produces MLRNLLISVLLCLLIATTARATHISGGEIYYDCLGGNQYRITLVVYRDCAGIQLDNSYPLDIQSPCGPPTTMTVTTPGGVEISQLCDLELPNSTCNGGSLPGIQQFIYTGTVTLPQCDSWTISWTKNWRNGAIANLVQPGNKNVYIEAKLNNLIAPCDDSPQFTNTAIPYVCAGYPISYSYGAYDPAGDSLTYTFISAMNTGAVNLPYVAGFSGTEPITGITLDPHSGQVNFTLNQTGNWVVVVRVDQYDENGNWIGSVMRDMQFIAYPCTNIPPDPATGIVDNLSGLATQTGPRAIEICESGDFCFDAVITDANANNVITATSNVTQNLPGATFSYTGTNPITVHVCWTGIAGTSGFFPFIITANDGACPIPAQQTYVYSIHVLPGISYFGPDIIDESCAGNGDGSASVSVDVGTEPFHFLWNTGDTTPYIVAGAGDYTVTISDGNGCVNGPIDATIGEANQASTALAGPDLVACQGALPVALHGAVTNAPGGTWSGGLGTITGMDVDATYMPTPAEIASGGVDLYFTTTGESPCGPAQDTVHIVFSSSFNNASIGSTDILCLGNANGTATFTPNSAALTYLWDDPAAQATATASGLSPGPYSVLVTDSYGCDTTMSVSISAPAALAITSLDVVDEQCAGNGDGSITANVTGGTAPYHYSWSNGDTTVMIQAGAGNYTLDVTDANGCAAAQSSATIDALGQPNVADAGADLTGCFASLPVQLNGSVTNATGGTWGGGTGTFAGTGLEQTYMPTSAEIMANGVDLVLTTTGNTTCPPDQDTVHITLPTSFFSAGVASVNATCNATATGSASFTPNDPGFTYLWSDPTAQSTANATGLVAGGYSVLVTDSYGCDTSMSVSIKAPDAIAIADLSVVDEQCAGNGDGSITATVTGGTTPYHYTWSNGDTTAILHAGAGTYTLSVTDANGCVAAQSSATIQALGQPNLANAGADLIGCFSSLPVQINGAVTNATGGTWSGGNGTFSGAGLQQNYMPSPAEIMANGIDLVLTTTGNTTCPADQDTIHITLPTSFFGSAVSSSALACNNDHSGSAQFSPNDPAFIYLWDDASAQTTATASGLAAGTYTVHVTDNYGCDTTASVVITEPSALNAANASGTPPSCLGGVNGSATVQPMGGTPGYSYQWSSNANSQTTPTAYGLPSGAYTVVVTDANGCHAQATTTLAAPTAITLTAQVADTVCVNTPVLLTAQASGGAGGYTITWAGIGTGDTVQFSFPASQVVNVSVVDQAGCPGPMLEFPVTVLDLSQAVLHTYGDTAFCPGGTATVGAWLTGYPGNASISWPQLPATGNGPFSVPANSSRNLTVTATDACANTLQGNVAITVETPPAITLPPIIAEGCAPVTAHFPAGLTNQPVSYLWHFGDGSTSTSISPVHVYPAGDYTVSLTVTTPLGCIADAQNTSMVHSYSLPVAAFTADPWETDADHADVQFTDQSTGSISTWDWTFGDGGISIDPDPAYHYIEPGTWQVVLYVTDEHGCTANVDHTVKINPIYDVTIPNAFTPDPNGGGGGTFNPTDLSNDVFYPFIRFVKDFRMRVFNRWGELVFESHDIKQGWDGYYKGKISPQDVYVYQVWVRFTDNKEVQRTGDLTLFR; encoded by the coding sequence ATGCTTCGAAATCTCCTCATCTCCGTCCTGTTGTGCCTGCTGATCGCCACCACGGCGCGCGCCACGCACATCTCCGGGGGTGAGATCTATTACGATTGCTTGGGTGGGAACCAGTACCGGATCACCTTGGTGGTGTACCGGGACTGTGCGGGGATCCAACTGGACAACTCCTACCCGTTGGACATCCAAAGTCCGTGCGGCCCTCCCACCACCATGACGGTGACCACGCCCGGAGGCGTGGAGATCTCCCAACTGTGCGACCTGGAACTGCCGAACAGCACATGCAACGGCGGAAGCCTTCCCGGCATCCAACAATTCATTTACACCGGCACGGTAACCCTTCCGCAATGCGACTCCTGGACGATCTCCTGGACCAAGAACTGGCGGAACGGCGCGATCGCGAACCTAGTGCAACCCGGTAACAAGAACGTGTACATCGAGGCAAAGCTCAACAACCTGATCGCGCCCTGCGACGATTCCCCGCAGTTCACCAACACGGCGATCCCTTACGTCTGTGCCGGATATCCGATATCGTACAGCTACGGTGCATACGACCCGGCAGGCGATTCCTTGACCTACACGTTCATCAGTGCGATGAACACCGGTGCAGTGAACCTGCCCTATGTCGCGGGTTTCAGTGGCACTGAGCCCATCACCGGCATCACGCTGGACCCACATTCGGGGCAGGTGAACTTCACCTTGAACCAGACGGGTAACTGGGTGGTGGTGGTCCGCGTGGACCAATATGACGAGAACGGGAACTGGATAGGATCCGTGATGCGCGACATGCAGTTCATCGCGTATCCCTGCACCAACATCCCTCCCGATCCCGCGACCGGCATCGTAGACAACCTCAGCGGGCTGGCCACCCAGACCGGTCCACGTGCGATCGAGATCTGTGAATCTGGTGATTTCTGCTTTGATGCGGTGATCACCGATGCGAACGCCAACAATGTCATCACGGCGACCTCGAACGTGACCCAGAACCTTCCGGGCGCGACTTTCTCCTACACCGGCACGAACCCGATCACCGTCCACGTCTGCTGGACCGGTATCGCAGGCACCTCCGGCTTCTTCCCGTTCATCATCACTGCGAACGACGGCGCATGCCCGATCCCTGCTCAACAGACCTACGTTTATTCGATCCACGTATTGCCCGGTATCAGTTATTTCGGCCCTGACATCATCGACGAGTCCTGTGCAGGGAACGGGGACGGCAGCGCGTCCGTCAGCGTCGACGTGGGCACGGAGCCCTTCCATTTCTTATGGAACACCGGCGATACCACGCCCTACATCGTAGCCGGTGCAGGCGATTATACGGTGACGATCAGCGATGGCAACGGCTGCGTGAACGGGCCGATCGACGCCACCATCGGCGAAGCCAACCAAGCCAGCACAGCCCTTGCCGGGCCCGATCTGGTGGCCTGTCAGGGTGCATTGCCCGTAGCCCTCCATGGAGCGGTGACCAACGCGCCCGGAGGCACATGGTCAGGTGGCCTTGGCACCATCACGGGCATGGACGTGGATGCCACCTACATGCCGACCCCAGCGGAGATCGCCAGCGGTGGAGTGGATCTTTACTTCACCACCACGGGTGAATCGCCGTGCGGACCGGCACAGGACACCGTGCACATCGTCTTCTCGAGCAGCTTCAATAACGCCAGTATCGGTTCCACGGACATTCTTTGCCTCGGCAACGCCAACGGCACGGCCACTTTCACCCCGAACAGTGCAGCGCTCACCTATCTCTGGGATGATCCCGCCGCCCAGGCCACAGCCACAGCATCGGGGCTTTCGCCGGGACCGTACAGTGTCCTGGTGACGGACAGCTACGGCTGTGACACCACCATGAGCGTGTCGATCTCGGCACCTGCCGCGCTGGCCATCACGAGCCTGGACGTAGTGGACGAGCAATGTGCCGGCAACGGCGATGGCAGCATCACGGCGAACGTGACCGGAGGAACGGCTCCCTACCACTATAGCTGGAGCAATGGGGACACTACCGTAATGATCCAAGCGGGCGCAGGCAACTACACGCTCGACGTTACGGATGCCAATGGTTGTGCCGCCGCGCAAAGCAGCGCGACCATCGATGCGCTGGGACAGCCCAACGTGGCCGATGCGGGCGCGGACTTGACCGGCTGCTTCGCCTCCTTGCCGGTGCAGCTCAACGGCAGTGTTACCAATGCTACCGGCGGTACTTGGGGCGGCGGGACCGGCACGTTCGCCGGTACCGGGCTCGAGCAGACCTATATGCCAACGTCTGCGGAGATCATGGCGAACGGCGTGGACCTTGTGCTCACCACCACCGGTAACACCACCTGCCCGCCCGATCAGGACACCGTCCACATCACCCTGCCCACCAGCTTCTTCAGTGCCGGCGTGGCTTCCGTAAACGCAACTTGTAACGCTACTGCGACCGGTTCTGCCAGTTTCACGCCGAACGACCCCGGCTTCACCTATCTCTGGAGCGATCCCACCGCGCAGTCCACCGCCAATGCCACAGGACTGGTCGCCGGCGGTTACAGCGTGCTGGTGACGGACAGTTACGGTTGTGATACCAGCATGAGCGTATCGATCAAGGCACCCGACGCGATCGCCATTGCCGACCTGAGCGTGGTGGATGAGCAATGCGCGGGCAATGGTGACGGCAGCATCACCGCGACGGTGACAGGCGGAACAACACCCTACCACTACACTTGGAGCAACGGGGATACCACGGCCATCCTTCATGCCGGCGCTGGCACCTATACGCTCAGCGTGACCGACGCCAACGGTTGTGTTGCGGCGCAAAGCAGTGCCACCATCCAAGCGCTTGGGCAGCCGAATCTGGCCAATGCAGGCGCGGACCTGATCGGCTGTTTCTCCTCCCTGCCTGTGCAGATCAACGGCGCGGTTACCAATGCCACGGGTGGAACGTGGAGCGGCGGGAACGGGACCTTTAGCGGTGCTGGCCTCCAGCAGAACTACATGCCCAGTCCGGCGGAGATCATGGCCAATGGCATCGATCTCGTCCTAACCACCACGGGCAATACCACCTGCCCCGCCGACCAGGACACGATACACATCACCTTGCCCACCAGTTTCTTCGGGTCAGCCGTGAGCAGCAGCGCACTGGCCTGCAACAACGATCATTCAGGGAGCGCACAGTTCAGTCCGAACGATCCCGCGTTCATCTATCTCTGGGATGATGCTTCAGCACAAACCACGGCAACGGCCAGCGGCCTCGCGGCAGGGACCTACACGGTGCATGTGACCGATAACTACGGTTGTGACACCACGGCATCGGTCGTGATCACGGAGCCTTCCGCCTTGAACGCGGCCAATGCTTCCGGCACTCCGCCTTCATGCTTAGGCGGGGTCAACGGCTCGGCCACCGTGCAACCCATGGGAGGAACACCGGGTTACAGCTATCAGTGGAGCAGCAATGCAAATTCACAGACCACGCCGACAGCGTACGGGCTTCCTTCGGGTGCCTACACCGTTGTGGTGACGGACGCGAACGGCTGCCACGCGCAAGCCACCACCACCTTGGCAGCTCCGACAGCGATAACGCTAACGGCACAAGTGGCAGATACTGTCTGCGTGAACACACCGGTCCTGCTCACCGCACAAGCTTCCGGCGGGGCAGGTGGCTACACCATCACTTGGGCAGGCATCGGCACGGGGGATACGGTCCAATTCTCCTTCCCCGCTTCGCAAGTGGTGAATGTATCGGTAGTGGACCAAGCGGGATGCCCCGGTCCCATGCTGGAATTTCCCGTGACGGTGCTGGACCTCTCGCAGGCCGTCCTGCACACGTATGGCGACACCGCGTTCTGCCCGGGAGGAACAGCCACCGTGGGTGCTTGGCTCACGGGCTATCCCGGCAACGCATCGATCTCCTGGCCGCAGCTTCCCGCCACGGGGAACGGGCCTTTCAGCGTGCCGGCTAATTCCAGCAGGAACTTGACCGTGACGGCAACGGACGCTTGCGCGAACACCCTACAAGGCAACGTCGCCATCACCGTGGAAACACCACCGGCCATCACATTGCCTCCGATCATCGCGGAAGGCTGCGCCCCGGTCACCGCGCACTTCCCTGCGGGCCTCACGAACCAGCCCGTCTCCTACCTCTGGCACTTCGGTGACGGCAGCACCAGCACCTCGATCTCACCCGTCCACGTCTATCCCGCCGGTGATTATACCGTTTCTCTGACCGTGACCACGCCGTTGGGCTGCATCGCGGATGCCCAGAACACGAGCATGGTCCATTCGTATTCGCTTCCCGTAGCCGCTTTCACCGCAGACCCCTGGGAGACGGACGCCGACCATGCCGACGTGCAATTCACCGACCAATCCACTGGGTCGATCAGCACATGGGACTGGACCTTCGGTGATGGCGGCATCAGCATCGATCCCGATCCGGCTTATCACTACATCGAGCCGGGGACCTGGCAGGTCGTGCTGTACGTGACCGATGAACACGGTTGCACGGCCAATGTTGATCACACCGTGAAGATCAACCCCATCTATGACGTGACCATACCGAATGCGTTCACGCCGGACCCGAACGGTGGTGGCGGAGGAACGTTCAACCCCACCGACCTCAGCAATGACGTGTTCTACCCCTTCATCCGCTTCGTGAAGGACTTCCGCATGCGGGTGTTCAACCGCTGGGGCGAGCTGGTGTTCGAGAGCCACGATATCAAACAGGGCTGGGATGGTTACTACAAGGGCAAGATCAGCCCGCAGGACGTCTACGTGTACCAGGTCTGGGTGCGCTTCACCGACAACAAGGAGGTCCAACGCACCGGTGACCTGACGCTCTTCCGGTAG
- a CDS encoding type IX secretion system membrane protein PorP/SprF has protein sequence MSLRSHILFTTAMLSGLGAIAQDPQLSQFYAAPLYLNPALTGNTYQDRIGLNYRLQWPAIGPGYKTYAVTYDHRSPAMNSGIGAMVMRDQAGSFGLSFTQAAVSYSYEARLNRRQAFRGGVRMGYTMRSYDPKNLLFADQVIRDNAPTSIEPTMLQSVSYIDFSAGLLYYSEQFWAGASVNHVNQPQETFFLDGDARLPMRISVHTGYRFALDGRSFRHSETQMTLAAHYKAQDKWDQLDIGGYIDHSSITFGMWYRGLPGLKAYQPGYPNDDAVILMFGYETPYQLRMVYSYDVTVSKLTMKSGGAHEISVIYEWPKHNKNRRYRAVPCPKF, from the coding sequence ATGAGCTTGCGTTCACATATCCTGTTCACCACCGCCATGCTCTCGGGCCTGGGCGCGATCGCGCAGGATCCGCAGCTCTCGCAGTTCTATGCGGCACCGCTGTATTTGAACCCCGCGCTCACCGGCAACACGTACCAGGACCGTATCGGATTGAACTACCGCTTACAGTGGCCTGCCATCGGACCCGGGTACAAGACCTACGCAGTAACCTACGACCATCGCAGTCCGGCCATGAACAGCGGCATCGGGGCGATGGTGATGCGCGACCAGGCCGGTTCTTTCGGGCTTTCATTCACCCAAGCGGCCGTGAGCTACTCCTATGAAGCCCGGCTGAACAGGCGGCAAGCCTTTCGTGGCGGCGTCCGGATGGGGTATACCATGCGCTCCTATGATCCCAAGAACTTGCTCTTCGCCGACCAAGTGATCAGGGACAACGCCCCCACGTCCATCGAGCCGACCATGCTGCAAAGTGTCTCCTACATCGACTTCTCGGCAGGTCTGCTCTACTACTCGGAGCAATTTTGGGCCGGTGCGTCAGTGAACCATGTGAACCAGCCACAAGAGACCTTCTTTCTGGACGGAGATGCCAGGCTACCCATGCGCATCAGCGTACATACAGGCTACCGTTTCGCCTTGGACGGCCGTTCCTTCCGCCACAGCGAGACGCAGATGACCCTTGCCGCGCACTATAAGGCCCAAGACAAGTGGGACCAGTTGGACATCGGCGGGTACATCGATCACAGCTCCATCACCTTCGGAATGTGGTATCGCGGCCTGCCGGGCCTGAAAGCCTACCAACCGGGATACCCTAACGATGACGCAGTGATCTTGATGTTCGGGTATGAGACGCCCTATCAATTGCGGATGGTCTACAGCTATGATGTGACGGTGTCCAAACTGACGATGAAGAGCGGCGGCGCGCACGAGATCTCCGTGATCTACGAGTGGCCGAAGCACAATAAGAACCGTAGGTACAGGGCGGTGCCCTGCCCGAAGTTCTGA
- the rocF gene encoding arginase, with product MEVRLIEAASEIGAGTRGTSMGMCALRVAAWKKGSELFGHAEESILRDENDVLYEDDKESPNAHHIDGLIRFESDLAYEVYKFLRNNIFPIVIGGDHSIAIGSVSGTKMAFPNERVGVVWIDAHADLHSPWTTPSGNVHGMPLSLLMNIEMKGQNRPKMFTLDVWDRLRKIGSSGPKVLPSDLVFIGLRDYEEEERAIIEEHNIKVITVKELREKGAKAVVAETLAHLSTCDKVHVSFDVDSLDPSISVGTGTPVPDGLFLDEARELLTGFCSDPKTVTLDVVEINPALDTKNSMAENVLTVMEPLFPILRAR from the coding sequence ATGGAAGTCAGATTGATCGAAGCCGCCTCGGAGATCGGGGCGGGAACGAGGGGGACCAGCATGGGCATGTGTGCACTGCGCGTGGCCGCTTGGAAAAAGGGCAGCGAACTCTTCGGCCATGCCGAGGAAAGCATCCTCCGGGATGAGAACGATGTGCTTTACGAGGACGATAAGGAGTCACCCAATGCCCACCATATCGACGGCTTGATCCGCTTTGAATCAGATCTCGCATATGAAGTGTACAAGTTTCTGAGAAACAACATATTTCCTATTGTTATCGGAGGTGATCATTCGATCGCGATCGGGTCTGTTTCCGGCACCAAGATGGCCTTCCCGAACGAGCGTGTCGGCGTGGTTTGGATCGATGCCCATGCCGACCTCCATAGCCCTTGGACCACGCCCAGCGGAAATGTCCACGGTATGCCTTTGTCCCTGCTGATGAACATCGAAATGAAGGGCCAGAACCGGCCCAAGATGTTCACTCTGGACGTTTGGGACCGGCTTCGGAAGATCGGCTCAAGCGGCCCCAAAGTGCTCCCTTCGGACCTGGTTTTCATCGGACTCCGGGATTATGAGGAGGAGGAAAGGGCCATTATCGAGGAGCACAACATCAAGGTGATCACAGTGAAGGAATTGCGTGAAAAGGGAGCCAAAGCCGTGGTGGCGGAGACATTGGCGCACCTCAGCACCTGCGATAAGGTCCATGTGAGCTTCGATGTGGACAGCCTCGACCCCTCCATTTCCGTCGGTACCGGTACCCCGGTGCCCGACGGGCTTTTCTTGGACGAGGCCCGCGAACTGCTCACCGGCTTCTGCTCCGACCCCAAAACCGTGACCTTGGACGTGGTGGAGATCAACCCCGCGCTGGATACCAAGAACTCCATGGCCGAGAACGTGCTCACCGTCATGGAACCGCTGTTCCCCATCCTTCGCGCCCGCTGA
- the nhaA gene encoding Na+/H+ antiporter NhaA — MKPVNLFLDLLNNERTAGLLLVICTAISLWLTNSPAGPEYVAFWDQQFASHSVTHWINDGLMAIFFLMIGLELEREVYIGELSNMKKAALPVIAAFGGMLVPAGIHLLFNHGTPTQAGAGIPMATDIAFAIGILSLLGDRVPFSLKVFLTALAVIDDLGAIFTIAVFYSGGIQWAYFGGAMGIFAVLLALNRLKVFNLIPYLTLGAVMWWFMLHSGVHATVTGVLVAFAIPFGDGKPDTISWKLQHFLHKPVAFIIMPLFALANTCIVLGSDWYEHLLTLNSYGIFLGLVVGKPFGITLFCAAAIGLGLCTLPTGISWKKLFGVACLAGIGFTMSIFVTTLAFDDAEHILMSKTTILLSSLVAGILGYVWLRSVLPHLSPEEGGYEDVEEAQS; from the coding sequence ATGAAGCCGGTCAACCTCTTCCTCGACCTGCTCAACAACGAGCGGACCGCAGGTCTGTTGCTTGTGATATGCACCGCTATCTCGCTGTGGCTCACCAATTCGCCTGCGGGCCCCGAATACGTGGCTTTTTGGGATCAGCAATTCGCCAGCCACTCGGTAACGCATTGGATCAACGATGGTCTGATGGCCATCTTCTTCCTGATGATCGGCCTGGAGCTGGAACGGGAGGTCTACATCGGCGAGCTCTCGAACATGAAGAAGGCCGCCCTGCCGGTGATCGCGGCCTTCGGCGGAATGCTCGTTCCGGCAGGGATACACCTGCTCTTCAACCACGGTACGCCCACGCAGGCCGGGGCGGGCATCCCCATGGCCACGGACATCGCCTTTGCCATCGGCATCCTTTCACTACTGGGGGACCGCGTCCCGTTTTCCTTGAAGGTCTTCCTCACCGCATTGGCCGTGATCGACGACCTCGGGGCCATCTTCACCATCGCGGTCTTCTATTCCGGCGGCATCCAGTGGGCCTACTTCGGCGGGGCCATGGGGATCTTTGCGGTGCTGTTGGCACTCAACCGGCTCAAGGTGTTCAATCTGATACCTTACTTGACCTTGGGCGCAGTGATGTGGTGGTTCATGCTCCATTCCGGCGTCCATGCCACGGTCACCGGCGTGCTGGTGGCCTTTGCGATACCGTTCGGCGATGGCAAGCCCGATACCATTTCCTGGAAGCTTCAGCACTTTCTCCACAAGCCCGTGGCCTTCATCATCATGCCGCTCTTCGCCTTGGCGAATACCTGCATCGTGCTGGGATCCGATTGGTATGAACATCTCCTTACCCTGAACAGCTACGGCATTTTCCTCGGCCTTGTGGTAGGTAAGCCTTTTGGGATCACGTTATTCTGTGCGGCTGCCATCGGCCTTGGCCTATGCACCCTGCCTACAGGTATCAGTTGGAAGAAACTCTTTGGTGTCGCGTGCTTGGCCGGCATCGGCTTCACCATGAGCATTTTCGTCACCACCCTGGCGTTCGATGATGCCGAGCATATCCTGATGTCGAAGACCACCATCCTGCTGTCATCACTTGTTGCGGGTATCCTCGGTTATGTTTGGCTTAGGTCGGTGCTCCCGCATCTGTCCCCGGAGGAAGGCGGATACGAGGACGTGGAGGAAGCGCAGAGTTGA